Proteins encoded by one window of Sediminicoccus rosea:
- a CDS encoding ABC transporter permease yields MSTTTLPPGVVIPPGLAIAQPTQDILSNVKPRRGFFGFLRRYPTIAIGGGLLLLMLFVAVFAPFLWTKDPTALAPALRTREPGAQFWFGSDMLGRDVYSRVLYGARVSLLVGFSVAFFASIIGLTIGLVSGFSRLADSIIMRVMDGMMSIPPILLAIALMALTRGSVQNVILAITIAEVPRVSRLVRGVVLSLREQPYVEAAVASGTRTPVIIFKHILPNTLAPLTVQATFICAAAMITEAILSFIGAGTPPIIPSWGNIMAEGRALWQVKPYIVFFPAIFLSITVLAVNLLGDGLRDAIDPRLATKL; encoded by the coding sequence ATGAGCACCACGACACTCCCGCCCGGCGTGGTGATCCCGCCCGGCCTCGCCATCGCGCAGCCGACGCAGGACATCCTCTCCAACGTGAAGCCGCGCCGCGGCTTCTTCGGCTTCCTCCGCCGCTACCCGACCATCGCGATCGGCGGCGGGCTGCTGTTGCTGATGCTCTTCGTCGCGGTCTTCGCGCCCTTCCTCTGGACGAAGGACCCGACGGCACTGGCGCCGGCGCTGCGTACCCGCGAACCGGGCGCGCAATTCTGGTTCGGCTCCGACATGCTGGGGCGGGACGTCTATTCCCGCGTCCTCTATGGCGCGCGCGTCTCGCTGCTGGTGGGCTTTTCGGTCGCCTTCTTCGCCTCGATCATCGGCCTGACCATCGGCCTGGTCTCCGGCTTCAGCCGGTTGGCGGACAGCATCATCATGCGCGTCATGGACGGCATGATGAGCATCCCGCCCATCCTGCTCGCCATCGCGCTGATGGCGCTGACGCGCGGCTCGGTGCAGAACGTCATCCTCGCCATCACCATCGCGGAGGTGCCCCGCGTCTCGCGCCTGGTGCGCGGCGTGGTGCTCTCCCTGCGCGAGCAGCCCTATGTCGAGGCGGCGGTGGCCTCGGGCACGCGAACGCCGGTGATCATCTTCAAGCATATCCTGCCCAACACGCTGGCGCCGCTGACGGTGCAGGCGACTTTCATCTGCGCGGCGGCGATGATCACGGAGGCCATCCTCTCCTTCATCGGCGCGGGCACGCCGCCGATCATCCCCTCCTGGGGCAACATCATGGCCGAGGGCCGCGCCCTCTGGCAGGTGAAGCCCTACATCGTCTTCTTCCCGGCCATCTTCCTCTCGATCACCGTGCTTGCGGTGAACCTGCTGGGCGACGGCCTCCGCGACGCGATCGACCCGCGCCTGGCGACCAAGCTGTGA
- a CDS encoding ABC transporter permease, with protein MWAYIVRRVLATIPVMAVVALFVFSLLYLAPGDPAAVIAGDQATPDDVERIRASLGLDRPYLVRFGAWVWDILHGDLGTSIFTNLPVSHMIAQRIEPTLSLMIVTLILAVSIAVPMGVVAAWKQGTTIDRAVMAFAVLGFSVPVFVVGYLLAFVFALELDWLPVQGYTPFREGFFPWMENLILPAVALGGVYIALIARITRATMLEVLSQDYIRTARAKGAGQRSILFLHALKNAAVPIVTIIGIGIALLIGGAVVTESVFAIPGLGRLTVDAILRRDYPVIQGVVLLFSFVYVLVNLLIDLLYTLFDPRIRY; from the coding sequence ATGTGGGCCTATATCGTCCGGCGCGTGCTGGCGACCATCCCGGTCATGGCGGTCGTCGCACTCTTCGTCTTCTCGCTGCTCTATCTCGCGCCGGGTGATCCGGCGGCCGTCATCGCCGGGGACCAGGCGACGCCCGACGACGTGGAGCGCATCCGCGCTTCGCTCGGCCTGGACCGCCCGTATCTGGTGCGCTTCGGCGCCTGGGTATGGGACATCCTGCATGGCGACCTCGGCACCTCGATCTTCACCAACCTGCCGGTCAGCCACATGATCGCCCAGCGCATCGAGCCCACGCTCTCGCTGATGATCGTGACTCTGATCCTGGCCGTGTCCATCGCCGTGCCGATGGGCGTGGTCGCCGCCTGGAAGCAGGGGACGACCATCGACCGCGCGGTGATGGCCTTCGCGGTGCTGGGCTTCTCGGTGCCGGTCTTCGTGGTCGGCTACCTTCTTGCCTTCGTTTTCGCCCTGGAGCTCGATTGGCTGCCGGTGCAAGGCTATACGCCCTTTCGCGAGGGCTTCTTCCCTTGGATGGAGAACCTGATCCTGCCCGCGGTGGCGCTCGGCGGCGTCTACATCGCGCTGATCGCGCGCATCACCCGCGCCACCATGCTGGAGGTGCTGAGCCAGGACTACATCCGCACCGCCCGCGCCAAGGGCGCTGGGCAGCGCAGCATCCTCTTCCTGCATGCGCTGAAGAACGCGGCGGTTCCCATCGTGACCATCATCGGCATCGGCATCGCGCTGCTGATCGGCGGCGCGGTAGTGACGGAGAGCGTCTTCGCGATCCCGGGTCTCGGTCGCCTTACGGTGGATGCGATCCTGCGGCGCGACTATCCGGTCATCCAGGGCGTCGTCCTGCTGTTCAGCTTCGTCTACGTGCTGGTCAACCTGCTGATCGACCTTCTCTACACCCTCTTCGATCCGAGGATCCGCTACTGA
- a CDS encoding ABC transporter substrate-binding protein produces the protein MDRRSFLQAGVAATAASTGIAAPALSQGAAARTLRFVPQANLANYDPIWGTQFVVRNASMLVWDTLYGIDNTFTPRRQMVESEEVSSDGLTWTFRLREGLRWHDGEPVRAQDCIASLERWMVRDGMGQMIRALRQELVAVNDRTFRLRLSAPYPKMLLALGKNNTPIAFMMPERIARTDPFQQISEYVGSGPMRFNRSEWVPGARATWSRFDQYVPRSEAPNWLSGGKRMMVDRVEWIIQPDAATAGAALQSGEVDWWETPLNDLIPVLRRNRNIRVDVADPLGNVGCFRFNHLHAPFNNPKIRQAVAWIINQPDFMRAVVGNDDALWKQMNGFFTPDTPNYTEAGGEILSRPRDPAMARRLLQEAGYNNEPITMIVGQDIAALSAMGQVANAALRAIGMNVDYVATDWGTVGARRASREPRDRGGWNVFFTWFAGADCTNPASYLGLRASGDQAWFGWPNDPAVEAGRDKWFAATTAAEEKAACDEINRAACQSLPFVPTGFYRAYQAWRGNVSGIVAGPLPWFWGVSKS, from the coding sequence ATGGATCGTAGAAGTTTCCTCCAGGCGGGCGTTGCCGCCACCGCGGCCAGCACCGGCATTGCGGCGCCGGCGCTCAGCCAGGGTGCCGCCGCGCGCACGCTGCGCTTCGTGCCGCAGGCGAACCTCGCCAATTACGACCCGATCTGGGGCACGCAGTTCGTCGTCCGCAACGCCTCGATGCTGGTGTGGGACACGCTCTACGGCATCGACAACACCTTCACGCCGCGCCGCCAGATGGTGGAAAGCGAGGAAGTCTCCTCCGACGGCCTGACCTGGACCTTCCGCCTGCGCGAGGGCCTGCGCTGGCATGATGGCGAACCCGTTCGCGCTCAGGACTGCATCGCCAGCCTCGAGCGCTGGATGGTGCGCGACGGCATGGGCCAGATGATCCGCGCGCTGCGCCAGGAACTGGTGGCGGTGAATGACCGCACCTTCCGCCTGCGCCTCTCGGCGCCCTATCCGAAGATGCTGCTGGCGCTGGGCAAGAACAACACGCCGATCGCCTTCATGATGCCCGAGCGCATCGCCCGCACCGATCCGTTCCAGCAGATCTCGGAATATGTCGGCTCCGGCCCGATGCGCTTCAACCGCTCCGAATGGGTGCCGGGCGCGCGCGCGACCTGGAGCCGGTTCGACCAGTACGTGCCGCGCAGTGAGGCGCCGAACTGGCTCTCCGGCGGCAAGCGCATGATGGTGGACCGCGTCGAGTGGATCATCCAGCCCGACGCCGCGACCGCCGGCGCCGCGCTGCAGTCGGGCGAGGTGGATTGGTGGGAGACCCCGCTGAACGACCTCATCCCCGTGCTGCGCCGCAACCGCAACATCCGCGTGGATGTGGCGGACCCGCTGGGCAATGTGGGCTGCTTCCGCTTCAACCACCTGCACGCGCCGTTCAACAATCCGAAGATTCGTCAGGCCGTGGCCTGGATCATCAATCAGCCGGACTTCATGCGTGCCGTGGTCGGCAATGACGACGCGCTGTGGAAGCAGATGAACGGCTTCTTCACGCCGGACACGCCGAACTACACCGAGGCCGGTGGCGAGATCCTCTCCCGCCCGCGCGATCCGGCGATGGCCCGCCGCCTGCTGCAGGAGGCCGGCTACAACAACGAGCCGATCACCATGATCGTGGGCCAGGACATCGCGGCGCTTTCGGCCATGGGCCAGGTGGCGAATGCCGCGCTGCGCGCGATCGGCATGAACGTGGACTACGTCGCGACCGACTGGGGCACGGTCGGTGCCCGCCGCGCGAGCCGCGAGCCGCGCGACCGTGGCGGCTGGAACGTGTTCTTCACCTGGTTCGCCGGTGCGGACTGCACCAACCCGGCCTCCTATCTCGGCCTGCGCGCCAGCGGCGACCAGGCTTGGTTCGGCTGGCCGAACGATCCGGCGGTGGAGGCGGGCCGCGACAAGTGGTTCGCCGCGACGACGGCGGCCGAGGAGAAGGCCGCCTGCGACGAGATCAACCGCGCCGCATGCCAGAGCCTGCCCTTCGTGCCGACGGGCTTCTATCGCGCCTATCAGGCGTGGCGGGGCAATGTCAGCGGCATCGTCGCTGGTCCGCTGCCCTGGTTCTGGGGCGTTTCCAAGTCGTGA
- a CDS encoding ABC transporter substrate-binding protein, with product MSRRAAMAGAASLVAAPRLASAQANARLLRFIPQSNLASIDPVWSTAVIVRNHGLMVYDLLYGLGADYQVRPQMAEGHVINDDGLTWTIRLRDGLRFHDGEPVRGRDCVASIQRWSKRDVLGQRLDALADEISAPDDRTIRIRLKRPWPGLAWALGKPSANICAIMPERVARTDPFTQITDATGSGPYRFRQDLFRPGDVAVYERFADYRPREERVDFLSGGKRVNFDRVEWKIMPDPATAGAALQNNEADWWETPLPDLLPLLRRNREIEIGVVNPAGNLGVLRFNFLHPPFNDPAVRRALLPAINQRDFMNAAIGTDPALSVVPAGVFTPGTPLANEAGLEVLSGPRNLDAARAALRATGYSNQRVTLLSATDLPVLQNLSEVAADLLRRVGFNVDFPGMDWGTHIQRRTNRNGVEQGGWSAFCTTWEGLDVSVPGSHQPLRGHGSAAWAGWPTMPRLEELREEWFTAPDPAAARRVAEEIQRVALQEVPFIPLGLVRPPQAWRRSITDVVRGGSALFWGVRRS from the coding sequence ATGTCCCGCCGTGCGGCCATGGCCGGCGCGGCTTCTCTGGTGGCCGCCCCGCGCCTGGCTTCGGCCCAGGCCAATGCGCGGCTGCTGCGCTTCATCCCGCAATCCAACCTGGCCAGCATCGATCCGGTCTGGAGCACGGCGGTCATCGTCCGCAACCATGGGCTCATGGTCTATGACCTGCTCTATGGCCTGGGCGCCGACTACCAGGTGCGGCCACAGATGGCCGAGGGCCACGTCATCAATGATGACGGGCTGACCTGGACCATCCGGCTGCGCGACGGGCTGCGCTTCCATGATGGCGAGCCGGTGCGGGGCAGGGACTGCGTTGCCTCCATCCAGCGCTGGTCGAAGCGCGACGTGCTGGGCCAGCGCCTGGATGCGCTGGCGGACGAGATCTCGGCGCCGGATGACCGCACGATCCGCATCCGGTTGAAGCGGCCCTGGCCCGGCCTCGCCTGGGCGCTGGGCAAGCCGTCCGCCAATATCTGCGCGATCATGCCCGAGCGCGTCGCGCGGACCGACCCCTTCACGCAGATCACCGACGCCACGGGCAGCGGGCCCTACCGCTTCCGCCAGGATCTGTTCCGGCCCGGCGATGTCGCCGTCTATGAACGCTTCGCGGATTACCGCCCGCGCGAGGAGCGGGTGGATTTCCTCTCCGGCGGGAAGCGGGTGAATTTCGACCGCGTCGAGTGGAAGATCATGCCGGACCCCGCGACGGCCGGCGCTGCGCTCCAGAACAACGAGGCGGATTGGTGGGAAACCCCGCTGCCCGACCTGCTGCCGCTGCTCCGCCGCAACCGCGAGATCGAGATCGGCGTGGTGAACCCGGCGGGCAATCTCGGCGTGCTGCGCTTCAACTTCCTGCACCCGCCCTTCAACGACCCCGCGGTCCGGCGCGCCCTGCTGCCTGCCATCAACCAGCGCGACTTCATGAATGCGGCGATCGGCACCGATCCCGCCCTCTCCGTTGTGCCGGCCGGCGTCTTCACGCCGGGCACGCCGCTCGCCAATGAGGCGGGGCTGGAGGTGCTCTCGGGCCCGCGCAACCTGGATGCGGCGCGTGCCGCGCTGCGTGCCACGGGTTACAGCAACCAGCGCGTGACGCTGCTTTCGGCGACCGACCTTCCGGTGCTGCAGAACCTGTCCGAGGTCGCGGCGGACCTGTTGCGCCGCGTGGGCTTCAACGTGGATTTCCCCGGCATGGACTGGGGCACGCATATCCAGCGCCGCACCAACCGCAACGGGGTGGAGCAGGGGGGCTGGAGCGCCTTCTGCACGACGTGGGAAGGGCTCGACGTCTCCGTGCCCGGCAGCCACCAGCCACTGCGGGGCCATGGCTCGGCCGCCTGGGCAGGCTGGCCCACCATGCCGCGCCTCGAGGAACTTCGCGAGGAATGGTTCACCGCGCCCGACCCCGCTGCCGCGCGCCGCGTGGCGGAGGAGATCCAGCGCGTGGCCCTGCAGGAGGTGCCCTTCATTCCGCTCGGCCTCGTGCGGCCGCCCCAGGCCTGGCGGCGCAGCATCACCGATGTGGTGCGGGGCGGGTCCGCGCTGTTCTGGGGCGTGCGCCGCAGCTGA
- a CDS encoding ABC transporter substrate-binding protein, giving the protein MTLGRRGVLAGAAAGVVAPHVVGAQSSAARTLRVIPQANLTSVDPVWTTAVVTRNHAFLIYDQLCAQDASGAIRPQMAEGWSVSDDQLAWTFTLREGLAFHDGEPVRARDCIASINRWARRDPFMQVLWPAVAEITALDDRRFRFRLHRPIPLLTLALGQTQFPCFIMPERIAQTDAFQQIRETVGSGPFRFIPGEWNPGQKAVWARNERYVPRQEAVDGLAGGRMPRVDRIEWTVIVDSATSANAINQGEQDYWEYPLHDLLPLLRRNRQVVVEQRLLDGTYGIARFNTLQPPFNNPAIRRAVAMAVDQRDYLRAVAGNDQAGWGVCEGVFTCDTSLANEAGSDIFKTRNIERARAALREAGYNGEKVVLITPGDYPQINALSLVTADILTRMGMNLEVVSTDWGTLVQRRASREPVERGGWSIIHTTSSGQALTLPVFHLFLRANGPNAWFGWPDVPEVERLRGEWVEKGADAAEGRRIAEALNRAAMREMYYMPLGYYWQPSAWRRNIQGVFRAPATVFWNISKT; this is encoded by the coding sequence ATGACACTCGGCAGGCGCGGCGTATTGGCAGGGGCGGCGGCGGGTGTCGTCGCCCCGCATGTGGTGGGCGCGCAGAGTTCGGCGGCGCGCACCCTCCGCGTGATCCCACAGGCCAATCTCACCAGCGTGGATCCGGTCTGGACCACCGCCGTGGTCACGCGCAACCACGCCTTCCTGATCTACGACCAGCTCTGCGCGCAGGACGCCTCCGGCGCGATCCGCCCGCAGATGGCCGAGGGCTGGAGCGTTTCGGACGACCAGCTCGCCTGGACCTTCACGCTGCGCGAGGGCCTCGCCTTCCATGATGGCGAACCGGTGCGCGCCCGCGACTGCATCGCCTCGATCAACCGCTGGGCGCGGCGCGATCCCTTCATGCAGGTGCTCTGGCCCGCCGTGGCGGAGATCACGGCGCTGGATGACCGGCGCTTCCGCTTCCGGCTGCACCGGCCCATCCCGCTGCTCACGCTGGCGCTGGGCCAGACGCAATTTCCCTGCTTCATCATGCCCGAGCGCATCGCGCAGACCGATGCGTTCCAGCAGATCCGCGAGACGGTGGGCAGCGGGCCCTTCCGCTTCATCCCCGGCGAGTGGAATCCTGGCCAGAAGGCGGTCTGGGCGCGCAACGAGCGCTATGTGCCGCGGCAGGAGGCGGTGGACGGCCTGGCCGGCGGGCGCATGCCGCGCGTGGATCGCATCGAGTGGACGGTCATCGTCGATTCCGCCACCAGCGCGAATGCCATCAACCAGGGTGAGCAGGACTACTGGGAATACCCGCTGCATGACCTGCTGCCGTTGCTGCGCCGCAACCGTCAGGTGGTGGTGGAGCAGCGACTGCTCGATGGCACCTACGGCATCGCGCGCTTCAACACGCTGCAGCCGCCCTTCAACAACCCGGCCATCCGTCGTGCCGTCGCCATGGCGGTGGACCAGCGCGACTACCTCCGCGCCGTCGCGGGCAATGACCAGGCCGGCTGGGGCGTCTGCGAGGGCGTCTTCACCTGCGACACGTCGCTCGCCAACGAGGCGGGCAGCGACATCTTCAAGACCCGCAACATCGAGCGTGCCCGCGCGGCCCTGCGCGAGGCGGGCTACAATGGCGAGAAGGTGGTGCTGATCACGCCGGGCGACTACCCGCAGATCAACGCGCTCAGCCTCGTCACCGCCGACATCCTGACCCGCATGGGCATGAACCTCGAAGTCGTCTCGACCGACTGGGGCACGCTGGTGCAGCGCCGCGCGAGCCGAGAGCCGGTGGAGCGCGGCGGCTGGAGCATCATCCACACCACCTCCTCGGGCCAGGCGCTCACGCTGCCGGTCTTCCATCTCTTCCTGCGCGCGAACGGCCCCAATGCCTGGTTCGGCTGGCCCGATGTGCCGGAGGTCGAGCGGCTGCGCGGAGAATGGGTGGAGAAGGGCGCCGATGCGGCCGAGGGGCGCCGCATCGCCGAGGCGCTGAACCGCGCCGCCATGCGCGAGATGTACTACATGCCGCTCGGCTACTACTGGCAGCCCAGCGCCTGGCGGCGCAACATCCAGGGCGTGTTCCGCGCGCCCGCCACCGTGTTCTGGAACATCAGCAAGACATGA
- a CDS encoding ABC transporter substrate-binding protein, with protein sequence MKRRDLITTAGATLGAAALSGPALSQPAQNRTLKFVPQANLTSLDPIWTTANITRNHGHMIYDSLYGMDAEFRPQPQMAAGHVVDQDGKRVTITLRDGLKFHDGEPVRAQDVVPSIQRWMRRNPFGQQLAAATDAVEVVDDKRLVFRLKKPFPLLFAALAQVSNSPAFIMPERLARTDPFQQVREAIGSGPFRFKADEYNSGSRVVYTRNADYVPVSSGTPSLTAGPKVAHFDRVEWHIIVDAATSAAALQTGEIDWYEQPPPEIQMLLRRNRNVKLEAIDPLPLTGILRFNHLHPPFDNKRLRQAILPAINQADFMSAVVGTNAADYRTGVGFFTPGTPLANDAAMGPLTGPRSVDRARALMREAGYTNQPMRLIGPTDILAPSAMTQVGADLVRRLGFSADILLTDWGTTVQRRTSREPVERGGWSMLFTAFSSFDFANPAAHFPLRGNGTNAWFGWPTIPRLEELRDAWFDAPDLATEQRLAREMQVVAMDELPYIPVGAYMSTTALRSNLNGRVGGLALFWGIQRS encoded by the coding sequence ATGAAGCGCCGTGACCTCATCACCACCGCCGGAGCCACGCTCGGCGCCGCCGCATTGTCGGGGCCGGCCCTGTCCCAGCCCGCCCAGAACCGCACCCTGAAATTCGTGCCCCAGGCGAACCTGACCAGCCTGGACCCGATCTGGACCACCGCGAACATCACGCGCAACCACGGGCACATGATCTATGACTCGCTCTACGGCATGGATGCGGAGTTCCGCCCCCAGCCGCAGATGGCGGCCGGCCATGTGGTGGATCAGGACGGCAAGCGCGTCACGATCACACTGCGGGACGGGCTGAAATTCCATGATGGCGAGCCGGTGCGCGCGCAGGATGTGGTGCCCAGCATCCAGCGCTGGATGCGCCGCAACCCCTTCGGCCAGCAACTTGCGGCGGCGACCGACGCCGTCGAGGTGGTGGATGACAAGCGCCTCGTCTTCCGCCTGAAGAAGCCGTTTCCGTTACTCTTTGCGGCCCTCGCGCAGGTGTCGAACAGCCCGGCCTTCATCATGCCGGAGCGTCTCGCCCGCACCGATCCCTTCCAGCAGGTGCGCGAGGCCATCGGCAGCGGGCCCTTCCGCTTCAAGGCGGATGAATACAATTCGGGCAGCCGCGTGGTCTATACGCGCAACGCGGACTACGTCCCGGTCTCGAGTGGCACGCCAAGCCTGACGGCCGGCCCCAAGGTCGCGCATTTCGACCGCGTCGAATGGCACATCATCGTGGACGCCGCGACTTCTGCCGCCGCGCTGCAGACGGGTGAGATCGACTGGTACGAGCAGCCGCCGCCGGAAATCCAGATGCTGCTGCGCCGCAACCGCAACGTGAAGCTGGAGGCGATCGACCCGCTGCCGCTCACCGGCATCCTGCGCTTCAACCACCTGCACCCGCCCTTCGACAATAAGCGCCTGCGCCAGGCCATCCTGCCTGCCATCAACCAGGCGGATTTCATGAGCGCCGTGGTGGGCACCAATGCGGCAGACTACCGCACGGGGGTGGGCTTCTTCACGCCCGGCACGCCGCTCGCCAATGACGCGGCCATGGGCCCGCTGACCGGGCCGCGCAGCGTAGACCGCGCCCGCGCCCTGATGCGCGAGGCGGGCTACACCAACCAGCCCATGCGTCTGATCGGACCCACCGACATCCTCGCGCCCTCGGCCATGACGCAGGTGGGCGCCGACCTCGTTCGCCGCCTCGGCTTCAGCGCCGATATCCTGCTGACCGACTGGGGCACCACGGTGCAGCGCCGCACCTCGCGCGAGCCGGTGGAGCGGGGGGGCTGGAGCATGCTCTTCACCGCCTTCTCCTCCTTCGATTTCGCCAATCCGGCGGCGCATTTCCCGCTGCGCGGCAACGGCACCAACGCCTGGTTCGGCTGGCCGACCATCCCCCGCCTGGAGGAGCTGCGGGACGCGTGGTTCGACGCGCCCGACCTCGCGACCGAGCAGCGCCTCGCGCGCGAGATGCAGGTCGTGGCGATGGATGAGCTGCCCTACATTCCGGTGGGTGCCTACATGTCCACCACTGCGCTGCGCAGCAACCTGAACGGGCGCGTCGGCGGGCTTGCACTTTTCTGGGGCATCCAGCGAAGCTGA
- a CDS encoding TRAP transporter large permease, translating to MSPSEIGSILDVMMMVALCTLIMIGIPVVFILTGCAIIFAGLGILFGAFDPFMLGALAQRVFGTMTSEVLIAIPLFVFMGMMLEKSKIAPELLEAMARLFGSVRGGLAISVTIVGALLAASTGIVGATVVTMGLIALPAMMKRNYEPGFSCGSICAAGTLGQIIPPSTVMVILGEVLASAYQQAQLAQGLFSIQTISVGQLFAGSMIPGLMLAGIYILYQVTLCYLKPEIGPAIPQSDRDSVSGGQIARALIPPIALIIAVLGSILGGIATPTEAAAVGAVGATLLAGLRNSEDSAWPIYLAATCAVVMVVLGVMFDLRIGRQEAPLMDRIAVWTAAVLGVGLAYGILVSLRRAFRGGMLGQVSHATMSVTAMIFATLIGATLFSLVFRGLGGDEMIRAVLEMIPGGKYGALAAVMLVIFILGFPLDFVEIVIIVVPIVGPVLLQMGIDPIWFGVLIAMNLQTSFLTPPLGPTLFYLQGVLPPEVDSRDVYRGVTPFVILQVIGILLVVLFPALATWLPDVLF from the coding sequence ATGAGTCCCTCCGAGATCGGCTCCATCCTGGATGTGATGATGATGGTGGCGCTCTGCACCCTCATCATGATCGGCATTCCCGTCGTTTTCATCCTGACGGGCTGCGCCATCATCTTCGCGGGGCTGGGCATCCTCTTCGGCGCCTTTGATCCCTTCATGCTGGGCGCGCTCGCGCAGCGCGTCTTCGGCACGATGACGAGCGAGGTGCTGATCGCCATCCCGCTCTTCGTCTTCATGGGCATGATGCTGGAGAAGTCGAAGATCGCGCCCGAATTGCTGGAGGCGATGGCGCGGCTCTTTGGCTCCGTGCGCGGCGGGCTCGCCATCTCCGTCACCATCGTGGGCGCCTTGCTGGCGGCCTCCACCGGCATCGTGGGTGCGACGGTGGTGACGATGGGCCTGATCGCCCTGCCGGCCATGATGAAGCGCAACTACGAGCCGGGCTTCTCCTGCGGCAGCATCTGCGCGGCGGGCACGCTCGGCCAGATCATCCCGCCCTCCACCGTCATGGTCATCCTGGGTGAGGTGCTGGCCTCGGCCTATCAGCAGGCGCAGCTGGCGCAGGGCCTGTTCTCGATCCAGACGATCTCTGTCGGCCAGCTCTTCGCGGGTTCGATGATCCCTGGGCTGATGCTGGCCGGCATCTATATCCTGTACCAGGTCACGCTCTGCTACCTGAAGCCCGAGATCGGCCCAGCCATCCCGCAATCGGATCGCGACAGCGTCAGCGGCGGGCAGATCGCCCGCGCGCTGATCCCGCCCATCGCGCTGATCATCGCCGTGCTCGGCTCCATCCTAGGCGGCATTGCCACGCCGACCGAGGCTGCCGCGGTCGGCGCCGTCGGCGCCACGCTGCTCGCCGGACTGCGCAACAGCGAGGACAGCGCCTGGCCGATCTACCTCGCCGCGACCTGCGCCGTCGTGATGGTGGTGCTCGGCGTGATGTTCGACCTGCGCATCGGCCGTCAGGAGGCGCCACTCATGGACCGCATCGCCGTCTGGACGGCGGCGGTGCTGGGGGTCGGGCTCGCCTACGGCATCCTCGTCTCGCTCCGCCGTGCCTTCCGGGGCGGCATGCTGGGCCAGGTCTCGCATGCCACCATGTCGGTCACCGCGATGATCTTCGCGACGCTGATCGGCGCCACGCTCTTCTCGCTCGTCTTCCGCGGGCTGGGCGGGGACGAGATGATCCGCGCCGTCCTGGAGATGATCCCGGGCGGGAAGTATGGCGCGCTCGCGGCCGTGATGCTGGTGATCTTCATCCTCGGTTTCCCGCTGGATTTCGTGGAGATCGTCATCATCGTGGTCCCCATCGTCGGGCCGGTCCTGCTGCAGATGGGGATCGATCCGATCTGGTTCGGCGTGCTCATCGCGATGAACCTGCAGACAAGCTTCCTCACGCCGCCGCTCGGGCCCACCCTGTTCTACCTCCAGGGCGTATTGCCGCCGGAGGTGGATTCGCGCGACGTCTATCGCGGCGTGACGCCCTTCGTGATCCTGCAGGTAATCGGCATCCTGCTGGTCGTCCTGTTCCCGGCGCTGGCCACCTGGCTGCCGGATGTGTTGTTCTGA
- a CDS encoding TRAP transporter small permease subunit: MRPLLALADGIDAVSRLLGRGVKWLAVLLVLVQFTVVVIRYAFGSSFIMMQEGVVYIHAALFMLAIGYVYLLDAHVRVDFFYAGWSEKKKAWTDLIGVVVTVLPFCWLLVWASWGYVSRSFMMGEGPMAVGGLPFTPYLKALILVMAGLLALQSISVMIRALGVITGATDKLFPWRQAVSEG, translated from the coding sequence ATGCGCCCCCTGCTGGCGCTGGCGGACGGGATCGACGCGGTGTCGCGCCTGCTCGGGCGCGGCGTGAAATGGCTGGCGGTGCTGCTCGTGCTCGTCCAGTTCACCGTGGTCGTGATCCGCTACGCCTTCGGGTCGAGCTTCATCATGATGCAGGAGGGCGTGGTCTACATCCACGCCGCCCTGTTCATGCTGGCGATCGGCTACGTCTACCTGCTCGACGCGCATGTGCGGGTGGATTTCTTCTATGCCGGCTGGTCCGAGAAGAAGAAGGCCTGGACCGATCTGATCGGCGTGGTGGTGACGGTGCTGCCCTTCTGCTGGCTGCTGGTCTGGGCCAGCTGGGGCTATGTCTCGCGCTCCTTCATGATGGGGGAGGGCCCGATGGCGGTCGGCGGGTTGCCCTTCACGCCGTATCTCAAGGCGCTGATCCTGGTGATGGCGGGGCTGCTCGCGCTGCAATCCATCTCGGTCATGATCCGCGCGCTCGGTGTCATCACCGGTGCAACCGACAAGCTGTTTCCCTGGCGCCAGGCGGTGAGTGAAGGATGA